Proteins encoded in a region of the Flavobacterium sp. MDT1-60 genome:
- a CDS encoding DUF1573 domain-containing protein, which yields MKNVASFIAIVLFTAMGYAQNGPKIEFSAQDNTIDYGKISKSDNAVRSFEFTNTGDAPLIITGAESTVSTIVVTKPATAILPGKKGKIDVKYNMAAGPIRKTITVETNAVNYPDGRVALKIKGEVL from the coding sequence ATGAAAAATGTTGCCTCTTTTATTGCAATCGTATTGTTTACTGCAATGGGTTACGCACAAAATGGCCCGAAAATTGAATTTTCGGCTCAGGACAATACAATTGATTATGGAAAAATTTCTAAGAGTGATAATGCAGTTCGTTCATTCGAATTCACCAACACCGGAGACGCTCCATTGATAATTACTGGTGCAGAATCTACAGTAAGTACTATCGTAGTTACAAAACCAGCAACTGCTATTTTACCAGGGAAAAAAGGAAAAATTGATGTAAAATATAATATGGCCGCTGGTCCTATTCGTAAAACTATTACTGTTGAAACCAATGCAGTGAATTATCCTGATGGTCGTGTAGCCTTAAAAATTAAAGGTGAAGTGTTATAA
- a CDS encoding OmpA family protein, whose amino-acid sequence MKKLLVIIFVFSIQFINAQDKDLARAKRFFDKTFYSEAIILYEKLAEEKPSQEVIKNLADSYYYTNDLVKAQRYYRLLINNYNKDLDRNYYFRYAQTLKATNSPADANAALKKYYSTATNGKDSIYFENELHELENVSAIGNRFDIKNLAINTPNSEFGAVKYKGNLVFAAVKLKPGLFDKKYKWDNETYLNLVTVALNEINTTESNVSYFADELKTGMHEANAVFTKDGKTMYFTRNYSKNGTKKKNDEKISNLQIFKAELVDGKWTNITALPFNSPNYSVEHPALSADEKVLYFASDMPGSLGSFDIYSVNVNKGAFDTPKNLGTIVNTDKREQFPFVSNDNKLYFSSDGHLGYGSLDVFVSDINGNEYSEPVNIGLPLNSNLDDFSFNIDSDTKEGYFASNRDGGKGSDDIYQFKEIKDLIVEDCKQFIAGTITDVDTKLVLENATVMLQDSAKKTLNTITTSADGQFSFTVACESTYTIVAFKEKYTNESRTLEIGKTRNITNDGSLALKSLDAIKLEEQKNAEDKRKEEIRLEKEKKDKEALALIALNEATKKAKADEIAAGEAKKKEKENQIMAQEKDVVKDKDRLIIKTDPIYFDYNMWYIRKESKVVLGRVVALMNKYPGMVIEIGSHTDSRGNAKFNEELSQKRANSTREFIIQSGINASRVSAKGYGESVPIIKCKTDDACSEEDHELNRRSEFVIKKL is encoded by the coding sequence CTTCTCAGGAAGTAATTAAAAACCTGGCAGATTCTTATTATTACACCAATGATTTAGTCAAAGCACAACGTTATTATAGACTTTTAATAAATAATTATAACAAAGATTTAGATCGAAATTATTATTTCAGATATGCTCAAACGTTAAAAGCTACAAATAGTCCTGCTGATGCTAATGCGGCCTTAAAGAAATATTATAGTACTGCAACAAATGGCAAAGATTCTATCTATTTTGAAAACGAACTTCACGAACTAGAAAATGTTTCTGCAATTGGAAACCGGTTTGATATAAAAAATCTGGCAATCAATACTCCTAATTCAGAGTTTGGAGCTGTAAAATATAAAGGAAATCTTGTTTTTGCAGCAGTTAAACTAAAACCGGGATTGTTTGATAAAAAGTACAAATGGGACAATGAGACTTATTTGAATTTGGTTACCGTTGCTCTAAATGAGATTAATACAACGGAATCGAATGTAAGTTATTTTGCAGACGAATTAAAAACCGGAATGCACGAAGCAAATGCTGTTTTTACTAAAGATGGCAAAACAATGTATTTTACGCGAAATTATTCTAAAAATGGAACGAAAAAGAAAAACGATGAGAAAATTTCGAATCTTCAGATTTTTAAAGCCGAGTTAGTTGATGGAAAATGGACCAATATTACAGCACTTCCGTTTAACAGTCCGAATTATTCTGTAGAACATCCTGCTCTTAGTGCTGATGAAAAAGTATTGTATTTTGCTTCTGATATGCCGGGAAGCCTTGGTTCTTTTGATATTTATTCAGTAAATGTCAATAAAGGAGCATTTGATACACCAAAAAATTTAGGAACAATTGTCAATACAGATAAAAGAGAGCAATTTCCTTTTGTTTCAAATGATAACAAACTTTATTTTTCTTCTGATGGACATTTAGGTTATGGATCGTTGGATGTTTTTGTTTCAGATATTAACGGAAATGAATATTCAGAACCTGTTAATATCGGTTTGCCATTAAATTCTAATTTGGATGATTTCTCTTTTAATATTGATTCAGATACCAAAGAAGGTTATTTTGCATCCAACAGAGATGGCGGAAAAGGAAGCGATGACATCTATCAATTCAAGGAAATTAAAGATTTAATTGTTGAAGATTGTAAACAGTTTATTGCCGGAACAATTACAGATGTTGATACTAAATTAGTACTAGAAAATGCGACTGTAATGTTGCAGGATTCTGCTAAAAAGACTTTAAATACAATTACGACTTCGGCAGATGGGCAATTTAGTTTTACTGTTGCGTGCGAGAGTACGTATACAATTGTTGCTTTTAAAGAAAAATATACTAACGAGTCAAGAACTTTGGAAATTGGAAAAACCAGAAATATAACCAACGATGGTTCATTGGCATTAAAATCTTTAGACGCCATTAAATTGGAAGAACAGAAAAATGCAGAAGATAAACGAAAAGAAGAAATTCGTCTGGAAAAAGAGAAAAAAGATAAAGAAGCTCTGGCTCTTATCGCTTTAAATGAAGCAACAAAAAAGGCTAAAGCCGATGAAATTGCAGCAGGAGAAGCGAAGAAAAAAGAAAAAGAGAATCAAATTATGGCACAGGAAAAAGATGTCGTAAAAGATAAAGACCGATTAATCATTAAAACGGATCCGATTTATTTCGATTATAATATGTGGTACATTCGTAAAGAATCGAAAGTAGTTTTAGGCAGAGTTGTGGCTTTAATGAATAAATATCCGGGAATGGTGATCGAAATTGGATCCCATACTGATTCACGTGGAAATGCGAAATTCAATGAGGAGTTATCTCAAAAAAGAGCCAATTCGACCAGAGAATTTATTATTCAGTCTGGTATCAATGCCAGCAGAGTTTCGGCTAAAGGTTATGGAGAATCTGTGCCAATTATAAAATGTAAAACAGATGATGCCTGTTCAGAAGAAGATCACGAATTGAACAGACGAAGCGAATTTGTAATTAAAAAGTTATAA